In the Chromatiaceae bacterium genome, one interval contains:
- a CDS encoding type II secretion system F family protein → MATRAATATAAKAKAPKPDKALIFVWEGTDRKGNRVKGESRAANIALARADLRRQGIAPLKLRKKSSSFLSNRKKKITSKDIAIFSRQLATMMSAGVPMVQAFDIVGRGHNNPSMQELVLAIKADVEGGTSLTASLRKHPLYFDDLFCNLVEAGEQAGVLETLLDKIATYKEKTESLKAKIKKALFYPTAVITVAILITAIIMIFVIPQFKELFSSFGADLPAFTKMVINISDFVAAWWWAILVTVVAGVTLAANIWKRSPKFRETLDRLLLKVPVIGMIMHKAALARFCRTTATMFTAGVPLVEALQSVAGATGSTVYGNAVLKMRDDVATGQSLTLAMRQQGLFPHMVIQMVTIGEESGALDDMLAKVADFYEEEVDNAVDALSSLLEPLIMVVLGTVVGGLVVALYLPIFQLGSVVAGR, encoded by the coding sequence ATGGCGACCAGAGCAGCAACGGCTACGGCAGCCAAAGCCAAGGCCCCAAAACCGGACAAGGCCCTTATATTCGTCTGGGAGGGTACCGACCGCAAAGGCAACCGGGTCAAAGGCGAGTCACGCGCCGCGAACATCGCGCTGGCGCGCGCCGACCTTCGACGCCAGGGCATAGCCCCGCTCAAGCTGCGCAAGAAAAGTTCGTCGTTTCTGAGCAATCGAAAGAAGAAGATCACCAGCAAGGACATCGCGATATTCTCGCGCCAACTCGCGACCATGATGTCGGCCGGCGTTCCGATGGTGCAGGCGTTCGACATCGTCGGCCGCGGCCACAACAATCCCTCGATGCAGGAACTGGTGCTGGCGATCAAGGCCGATGTCGAGGGCGGGACCTCGCTGACCGCATCGCTGCGCAAACACCCGCTGTACTTCGACGACCTGTTCTGCAACCTGGTCGAGGCTGGCGAACAGGCCGGGGTGCTCGAGACACTGCTCGACAAGATTGCGACCTACAAAGAGAAGACCGAGTCGCTGAAGGCGAAGATCAAGAAGGCGCTGTTCTACCCGACCGCGGTGATCACCGTCGCGATCCTGATCACAGCGATCATCATGATATTCGTCATTCCGCAGTTCAAAGAGCTGTTCTCAAGCTTCGGTGCCGACCTGCCCGCGTTCACCAAGATGGTCATCAACATATCGGACTTCGTCGCGGCATGGTGGTGGGCCATTCTAGTCACTGTGGTAGCTGGCGTTACGCTTGCCGCAAACATCTGGAAACGGTCGCCAAAGTTCCGCGAGACCCTAGACCGCCTGCTGTTAAAGGTGCCGGTGATCGGGATGATCATGCACAAAGCGGCCCTGGCACGCTTCTGCCGCACCACTGCGACCATGTTTACTGCGGGGGTACCATTGGTGGAGGCTTTGCAATCAGTCGCCGGGGCGACCGGCAGTACGGTGTACGGCAACGCGGTCCTGAAGATGCGCGACGACGTCGCAACCGGCCAGTCACTGACCCTGGCCATGCGTCAACAGGGCCTGTTTCCGCACATGGTGATCCAGATGGTGACAATCGGCGAGGAGTCCGGCGCGCTCGACGACATGCTCGCCAAAGTCGCCGACTTCTACGAGGAAGAAGTCGATAACGCGGTCGATGCACTGAGCAGTCTGTTGGAGCCGCTGATCATGGTGGTGTTGGGGACCGTGGTCGGCGGTCTGGTCGTCGCGTTGTACCTACCGATCTTCCAACTGGGATCGGTAGTAGCTGGCAGGTGA
- the argJ gene encoding bifunctional glutamate N-acetyltransferase/amino-acid acetyltransferase ArgJ codes for MSSVAGVRLSVAAAGIRYKGRDDLLLVEVAEGGSCAAVFTRNAFCAAPVTVAREHLAKGAIRYLLINSGNANAGTGATGLRAARETCRLLAGMAGCAMSQVLPFSTGVIGQDLPINPFAQAVPGLLAGLAEDSWERAARAIMTTDTVPKLVSRSISLSKGTVTVTGIAKGSGMICPDMATMLAYVATDARVPQGLLQSILTAAVDESFNSITVDGDTSTNDACVLIASGASGIGVDEPGSADALQLASGIRSVCAELAEMIIRDGEGATKLVRVHVDSARDREEARAVAYTVAHSPLVKTALFASDPNWGRILAAVGRSGVNGLDIDSLRIWLDDVCIVSDGGRDPDYTEEAGQAVMSRKEVTIRIDLARGDVGAEILTCDFSYDYVKINAEYRS; via the coding sequence ATGAGCAGCGTCGCCGGTGTGAGACTGTCGGTGGCCGCGGCCGGCATCCGCTACAAAGGCCGCGATGATCTGCTGCTGGTCGAGGTGGCTGAAGGTGGCAGCTGTGCCGCGGTATTCACGCGCAATGCGTTTTGTGCGGCGCCGGTTACGGTGGCACGCGAGCATCTTGCCAAGGGTGCGATTCGTTACCTGTTGATCAATTCGGGTAACGCCAATGCAGGTACCGGGGCGACGGGCCTGCGTGCTGCGCGCGAGACCTGTCGTCTGCTCGCCGGTATGGCGGGCTGCGCGATGAGCCAGGTCCTGCCGTTTTCGACCGGCGTTATCGGCCAGGATCTGCCGATCAACCCTTTTGCGCAGGCGGTGCCCGGTCTGCTGGCGGGGTTGGCGGAAGACAGCTGGGAACGGGCGGCCCGCGCCATCATGACCACCGATACGGTCCCCAAACTGGTATCGCGCAGCATTTCGCTGTCCAAGGGTACGGTAACCGTTACCGGGATTGCCAAGGGCTCCGGGATGATCTGTCCGGATATGGCGACGATGCTGGCTTATGTCGCGACCGACGCGCGTGTGCCCCAGGGCCTGCTGCAGTCGATCCTGACCGCGGCGGTCGATGAATCGTTCAACAGCATCACCGTCGACGGCGATACCTCGACCAACGATGCCTGTGTGCTGATCGCCAGCGGAGCATCGGGCATTGGTGTCGACGAACCCGGATCGGCCGATGCCCTGCAACTGGCGTCCGGCATTCGCTCGGTGTGCGCAGAGCTCGCGGAGATGATCATCCGTGACGGGGAAGGGGCGACCAAGCTGGTGCGCGTCCATGTCGATTCGGCACGGGACCGCGAAGAGGCGCGTGCCGTCGCTTACACGGTCGCGCACTCGCCATTGGTCAAGACCGCGCTGTTTGCATCCGATCCTAACTGGGGACGCATTCTTGCGGCCGTTGGTCGTTCCGGCGTAAACGGACTGGATATCGACAGCCTGCGCATCTGGTTGGACGATGTGTGCATCGTCAGTGATGGCGGACGTGATCCCGACTATACCGAGGAAGCGGGGCAGGCAGTGATGAGTCGCAAGGAAGTCACGATCCGTATCGATCTCGCGCGCGGCGATGTCGGAGCGGAAATATTGACCTGCGATTTTTCTTACGATTACGTCAAGATCAATGCCGAGTACCGCAGCTGA
- a CDS encoding M23 family metallopeptidase, whose protein sequence is MGHVTWFSRHRVIGLRVDLQRSISFQASGKPTMKIILLSDFCKRTGSLDICVPRAATIMGLAFIAVTALTLWAGFELGTQYGNRVDGDETAAEVRALLDAERRVIANAKADQRAHLDALALKIAELQAHLMRIDALGDRLVEVGKLDRDEFDFSAQPPMGGIDDSLPGDMQQLGDLSTDMERISALLTDREDKLTALEQVLMSRELMAEIVPSGRPVKKGWMSSGFGKRTDPFTGKKTYHRGLDFAGKRGSEVVAVASGVVTRAKKAAGYGNVVEIKHADGYSTLYGHNKEVLVKEGEVVSKGQTVALLGSTGRSSGPHVHFEVHKNGKIVDPLRYVRSK, encoded by the coding sequence GTGGGCCATGTCACATGGTTCTCCCGGCACAGAGTCATTGGTTTAAGGGTAGACCTCCAAAGGTCGATAAGCTTCCAGGCTTCAGGAAAACCGACGATGAAGATCATCCTTCTTTCCGACTTTTGTAAGCGTACCGGAAGTCTCGATATTTGCGTGCCTCGCGCCGCCACGATCATGGGATTGGCGTTCATCGCTGTGACGGCGTTAACGCTTTGGGCGGGATTCGAGCTGGGTACGCAATACGGTAATCGGGTCGACGGGGACGAGACCGCCGCCGAGGTGCGTGCCCTACTCGACGCCGAGCGGCGGGTGATTGCAAATGCCAAAGCCGACCAGCGCGCCCATCTCGACGCCTTGGCGCTGAAGATCGCCGAGTTGCAGGCCCACCTGATGCGCATCGACGCGCTCGGTGACCGCCTGGTCGAGGTTGGCAAGCTCGATCGCGACGAATTCGATTTCTCTGCGCAGCCACCGATGGGTGGCATCGACGACTCGCTGCCCGGCGACATGCAGCAATTGGGTGACCTGAGCACGGATATGGAGCGTATCTCGGCCTTGCTGACAGACCGCGAGGACAAGCTGACGGCGCTCGAACAGGTGTTGATGAGTCGCGAGCTGATGGCCGAAATCGTGCCGTCGGGTCGGCCGGTCAAAAAGGGTTGGATGTCGTCGGGTTTCGGCAAGCGCACCGACCCGTTCACCGGCAAAAAGACCTATCACCGCGGATTGGATTTTGCGGGCAAGCGTGGATCAGAGGTGGTGGCGGTGGCTTCCGGTGTCGTAACGCGTGCGAAAAAGGCCGCCGGTTACGGCAATGTGGTCGAGATCAAGCACGCTGACGGTTACTCGACGCTGTATGGGCACAACAAAGAGGTTCTCGTCAAAGAAGGCGAAGTGGTCAGCAAGGGCCAGACCGTCGCGCTACTCGGCAGCACCGGCCGTTCAAGCGGCCCACATGTGCATTTCGAGGTGCACAAGAACGGCAAAATCGTCGATCCCCTGCGGTACGTACGCAGCAAATAA
- a CDS encoding dephospho-CoA kinase: MSLLKIGLTGGIGSGKSAASARFAALGAEVIDTDRLSRELVEPGQPALREIIAAFGEGMLDTQGRLDRGLLRERVFGDAAARKRLEEILHPRIRDAMLARAEDSTAPYVVFVIPLLFEAGQRALVDRVLVIDVPEPLQRARVAARDGFDDAQIAQILAAQVDRATRLSGADDVICNDGSIAELHAAVDRLHHQYLRHVLN; this comes from the coding sequence CTGAGCTTGCTCAAAATCGGACTGACTGGCGGCATCGGGAGCGGCAAATCCGCCGCGAGTGCCCGTTTCGCAGCACTTGGGGCCGAGGTCATCGACACCGACCGGCTGAGCCGCGAACTGGTCGAACCCGGACAACCGGCACTGCGCGAGATCATCGCTGCATTCGGCGAGGGCATGCTGGACACGCAAGGCCGCCTGGATCGGGGACTGCTGCGCGAGCGGGTGTTTGGCGATGCGGCGGCACGCAAACGCCTGGAGGAGATCCTGCATCCACGGATCCGCGACGCGATGCTGGCTCGCGCCGAAGATTCGACGGCGCCGTACGTCGTGTTCGTCATCCCGCTGCTGTTCGAGGCCGGCCAGCGAGCGCTGGTCGACCGGGTACTGGTAATCGATGTACCCGAGCCACTTCAGCGCGCCCGGGTCGCCGCCCGCGATGGCTTCGACGATGCGCAGATTGCGCAGATCCTCGCCGCCCAGGTCGATCGCGCGACGCGCCTGAGCGGTGCCGACGACGTGATCTGCAATGACGGCAGCATCGCCGAACTGCACGCCGCGGTGGATCGCCTGCATCACCAGTATTTGCGCCATGTCCTGAATTGA
- a CDS encoding Nudix family hydrolase codes for MSSLIHVVAAALVDAEGRVLLSRRHQHSHQGGLWEFPGGKREGGEPVDAALARELDEELGIEILASRPLIRITHHYPDRSVMLDVYRVDAWDGEPHGREGQPLAWVAPDALPDYPMPAADVPIVSALKLPSLYAITPPQVRDPAAFLTALDASLANGVRLLQLRLFGLDHDALLALGRDACALARRHSARVLLNGDWQTADAIGADGLHLSSRELLRHETRPLDAGLLLGASCHTAADLAHAALIGADFALLSPVLPTRSHPDADPLGWERFGELANAATLPVYALGGMHPGLLDEAWLHGGQGIAAIRGLWADADAP; via the coding sequence ATGTCGTCTTTGATCCACGTCGTAGCCGCAGCGTTGGTCGATGCCGAAGGCCGGGTGCTGTTGAGTAGACGGCATCAGCACAGCCACCAGGGTGGGCTCTGGGAATTTCCGGGTGGCAAGCGCGAAGGCGGCGAGCCGGTCGACGCGGCACTCGCCCGAGAGCTTGACGAAGAACTGGGCATCGAGATCCTTGCGTCTCGGCCGTTGATCCGCATCACCCACCATTATCCGGATCGCAGCGTCATGCTCGATGTCTATCGCGTCGACGCGTGGGATGGTGAGCCGCATGGGCGCGAGGGACAACCGTTGGCCTGGGTCGCGCCCGATGCGCTTCCAGACTATCCGATGCCGGCGGCAGACGTGCCGATCGTCAGCGCGCTGAAATTGCCATCGCTGTATGCGATCACCCCACCCCAGGTGCGCGACCCCGCTGCCTTCCTGACAGCGCTGGACGCCAGCCTGGCGAACGGTGTCCGGCTCCTGCAACTCCGGCTGTTCGGGCTCGATCATGACGCGTTGCTCGCTTTGGGGCGTGATGCCTGTGCACTGGCCCGACGGCACTCTGCTCGGGTGCTGTTGAACGGCGATTGGCAGACGGCCGACGCGATTGGCGCGGACGGCCTGCACCTCAGCAGCCGCGAATTGCTGCGGCATGAAACGCGGCCGCTGGACGCGGGACTCTTGCTCGGCGCGTCTTGCCACACCGCAGCCGATCTGGCGCATGCCGCCTTGATTGGGGCAGATTTCGCATTGTTGTCGCCGGTGCTTCCTACACGCAGTCATCCTGACGCGGATCCCCTCGGCTGGGAGCGATTCGGCGAGCTGGCGAACGCCGCCACGTTGCCGGTCTATGCGCTGGGTGGCATGCACCCTGGCCTGCTCGATGAGGCCTGGCTGCATGGTGGGCAGGGTATCGCCGCAATCCGTGGTCTGTGGGCCGATGCCGATGCGCCGTGA
- the zapD gene encoding cell division protein ZapD, whose translation MPDTTLFEHPLNEKCRTWLRLSHLFEQLEFHLPQGAEWHARAAMTALLDIANVLSRADIKSELLKELERYRLSLSRMADTPGVDNDRLEHIVQNLYQTCQGVREVSGQLAQALRTNEFLNSIVQRSSISGGSFDFDLPQYHYWLNMPQHERSLQLDDWRHEVSPVQDAVELLLTLIRSSAVPTEELAVNGFYQKSLPGNTTAQLVRVGLPSAGGVFAEISGGKHRFSIRFMDCVDWQHPTQVDRDISFTLSTCTM comes from the coding sequence TTGCCCGATACCACCCTTTTCGAGCATCCGTTGAACGAGAAATGCCGAACCTGGCTGCGCCTCTCGCACCTGTTCGAGCAGCTGGAGTTCCACCTTCCTCAGGGTGCCGAGTGGCATGCTCGGGCGGCGATGACTGCGCTGCTGGATATCGCAAACGTATTGTCACGCGCCGACATCAAGTCGGAACTGTTGAAGGAACTGGAGCGCTACCGCCTCTCCCTGTCTCGCATGGCCGACACGCCGGGGGTGGACAACGACCGCCTGGAACACATCGTGCAGAACCTGTACCAGACATGCCAGGGGGTACGCGAGGTCAGCGGTCAACTCGCACAGGCGTTACGCACTAACGAGTTCCTGAACAGTATCGTGCAACGCAGCAGCATCTCCGGTGGGTCGTTCGATTTCGATCTCCCGCAGTACCACTACTGGCTGAATATGCCGCAACACGAACGCTCGTTGCAGCTGGACGATTGGCGGCACGAAGTCAGCCCGGTGCAGGACGCGGTCGAGTTGCTGCTGACGCTGATCCGCAGCAGCGCGGTGCCGACCGAGGAACTGGCGGTGAACGGGTTTTACCAGAAGTCACTGCCCGGCAACACAACCGCCCAGCTGGTGCGCGTCGGCCTGCCGTCGGCCGGCGGTGTATTCGCAGAGATCAGCGGCGGCAAACACCGATTCAGCATCCGTTTCATGGACTGCGTCGATTGGCAGCATCCGACGCAGGTCGATCGCGATATCAGCTTCACGCTCAGCACCTGCACAATGTGA
- the yacG gene encoding DNA gyrase inhibitor YacG produces MEDRVLEVACPTCGKSVRWTAGSRWRPFCSERCKLIDLGEWLAEERAIPGDPAAPDWNEDG; encoded by the coding sequence ATGGAAGACCGCGTACTCGAGGTCGCCTGCCCTACCTGTGGAAAGTCGGTTCGCTGGACGGCGGGCAGCCGATGGCGGCCGTTCTGCAGCGAGCGATGCAAATTGATCGACCTGGGGGAATGGCTGGCCGAGGAACGCGCCATCCCCGGCGATCCCGCCGCCCCGGACTGGAACGAGGACGGCTGA
- a CDS encoding prepilin peptidase, with product MLSGAVFAALAPLAALLLGLVVGSFLNVVILRLPRHLHAELAGACAELRGEHAEPVQNRLFGLDFLITPASTCPHCGHAIRAWENIPIISYLLLRGQCSNCHASIGLRYPLVEAVTGLLSLVVALHFGPQSATAVALILVWGLIALTVIDLDEQLLPDSLTLPLMWLGLLVNIDGMFTDLASAVIGAAAGYLVLWVVFQVFRLITGREGMGYGDFKLLAVFGAFFGWQMLPQVILLSSLIGAIIGITLVMFRGRDRQIPIPFGPYLALAGFVALLWGDDINRAYLQLAGFA from the coding sequence TTGCTCTCCGGCGCAGTATTCGCAGCACTCGCGCCCCTCGCTGCGTTGCTGCTGGGCCTGGTGGTCGGCAGCTTTCTGAACGTGGTGATCCTGCGACTGCCACGGCATTTGCATGCGGAACTCGCCGGCGCATGCGCAGAACTTCGCGGTGAGCATGCGGAACCTGTCCAGAACCGCCTGTTCGGCCTGGACTTCCTCATTACTCCCGCCTCGACATGCCCACATTGCGGCCACGCAATCCGCGCCTGGGAGAACATCCCGATCATCAGCTACCTGCTGTTGCGTGGCCAATGCAGCAATTGTCATGCGTCGATCGGGCTGAGGTATCCGCTGGTTGAGGCGGTGACCGGTCTGCTCAGCCTGGTGGTTGCACTGCATTTCGGACCTCAGTCCGCAACGGCCGTTGCGCTGATCCTGGTTTGGGGACTGATCGCCCTGACAGTGATCGATCTCGATGAGCAGCTGTTGCCGGACAGCCTGACCCTCCCCTTGATGTGGCTCGGCCTGCTGGTCAACATCGACGGCATGTTCACCGATTTGGCGTCAGCGGTGATCGGCGCGGCAGCCGGGTACCTGGTGCTGTGGGTCGTGTTTCAGGTGTTTCGCCTGATCACCGGGCGCGAGGGCATGGGCTATGGCGATTTCAAACTACTGGCGGTGTTCGGTGCCTTCTTCGGCTGGCAGATGTTGCCGCAGGTCATCCTGTTGTCGTCACTGATCGGCGCCATCATCGGGATCACGCTGGTCATGTTCCGGGGTCGCGACCGGCAGATCCCGATACCGTTCGGGCCCTACCTCGCATTGGCGGGCTTTGTCGCACTTTTGTGGGGCGACGACATCAACCGCGCCTACCTGCAGCTCGCAGGATTCGCCTGA
- a CDS encoding DUF721 domain-containing protein, translated as MAHSPKSVRRLLKDKPTLKTLELEISAQKALLAEVRRALPSDLAGHCIAARLQGPTLVLHTDSPAWATRLRFLANELRSLLQPRHRVLREIKIRLLPPHNPPDRRRFKARKSRFGAAIVLECAKDTDQPQLREALERLGRRLQETPS; from the coding sequence ATGGCCCACAGCCCCAAGTCGGTTCGCCGCCTGCTTAAAGACAAACCAACACTGAAAACGCTCGAACTCGAGATCAGCGCGCAAAAAGCCCTGCTCGCCGAGGTCCGTCGGGCGCTCCCCTCAGACCTCGCCGGACACTGCATCGCGGCCCGGTTGCAAGGGCCGACACTGGTGTTGCACACCGATTCACCGGCCTGGGCGACGCGCCTGCGCTTTCTCGCGAACGAACTTCGGAGTTTACTGCAACCCCGGCATCGCGTGTTGCGCGAAATCAAAATCCGACTGCTGCCACCGCACAATCCACCGGACCGGCGACGATTTAAGGCACGCAAATCCCGTTTTGGCGCCGCCATCGTGCTCGAATGCGCCAAGGATACGGATCAACCACAACTGCGCGAGGCGCTTGAGCGACTCGGCCGACGTTTGCAAGAAACGCCGTCGTGA
- the secA gene encoding preprotein translocase subunit SecA, translating to MLNKLVKKIFGSRNERLVKRMLKSVEQINALEPAMQALSDEELVAKTTEFRQRIAEGTSTDALLSEAFAVVREAGRRVLGMRHFDVQMIGGMVLHQGKIAEMRTGEGKTLVATLAVYLNALEGKGVHVVTVNDYLARRDAGWMGRLYQFLGMTTGVINSSGGMGPDSSSYQLDLDYRGDTGGFTHLRPVTRAQAYACDITYGTNNEFGFDYLRDNMAFAAAQRAQRRFFAVVDEVDSILIDEARTPLIISGPAEDSSELYRQVNGIPGQLTRQDPITNDEGKPDFGPGDYSVDEKSRQVFLSDQGHEKVEQMLSDAGLLAEGESLYDPSNIMLMHHVMAALRAHALFHRNVEYIVRDGQVIIVDEFTGRTMPGRRWSDGLHQAVEAKEGLNIQQENQTLASITFQNYFRLYDKLSGMTGTADTEAFEFQQIYGLEVVVIPTNRPMVRDDQTDLVYLTQREKYEAIVEDVRDCVKRGQPVLVGTASIEVSELVSNMLTQAKIEHQVLNAKQHEREAQTVAEAGRPSAVTIATNMAGRGTDIVLGGNLEVEIGQIGEDAGESEIAALKTDWQQRHEKVLAAGGLRVVGTERHESRRIDNQLRGRSGRQGDPGSSRFYLSLEDSLMRIFASERVSGLMQKLGMKEGEAIEHPWVNKAIENAQRKVEGRNFDIRKQLLEYDDVANDQRKVVYQQRDDLMDTDDISETIANLRYDVVNALIDGFIAPQSLEEQWDVPGLADALRENFGLDLPLQEMLDQDDSLHEETLRQRILDELVAIYRDKEEQAGAEQMRRIEKEVMLFTLDSHWKEHLAAMDYLRQGIHLRGYAQKNPKQEYKREAFEMFSRMLESIKLEVVQILSRLQLQMPPGIPEQAPDPSEFEFRHEVFDGFGAEPPIEQPDAVAPEEKKPFVRPDRKIGRNDPCPCGSGKKYKHCHGKLS from the coding sequence ATGCTCAACAAGCTGGTTAAAAAGATCTTCGGTAGCCGAAACGAACGCCTGGTAAAGCGCATGCTGAAGTCTGTCGAACAGATCAATGCGCTTGAGCCGGCGATGCAGGCATTGAGCGACGAGGAACTTGTCGCCAAAACCACCGAGTTTCGCCAGCGGATCGCCGAAGGTACCTCTACCGATGCATTGTTGAGCGAGGCGTTTGCGGTGGTCCGCGAGGCCGGCCGGCGTGTATTGGGCATGCGGCATTTCGATGTGCAGATGATCGGTGGAATGGTGCTGCATCAGGGCAAGATCGCCGAAATGCGCACCGGTGAGGGCAAGACCCTGGTCGCCACGCTGGCTGTGTACCTCAATGCCCTCGAAGGCAAGGGCGTGCATGTCGTGACGGTGAACGATTATCTGGCCCGGCGCGACGCCGGCTGGATGGGGCGCCTGTACCAATTTCTCGGCATGACGACCGGCGTGATCAATTCGTCGGGTGGCATGGGGCCGGACAGTTCCTCGTACCAGCTGGACCTGGATTACCGCGGCGACACCGGTGGCTTTACCCACTTGCGGCCCGTGACGCGGGCGCAAGCCTATGCCTGCGATATCACCTACGGTACCAACAATGAGTTTGGCTTCGACTACCTGCGCGACAACATGGCATTCGCTGCCGCTCAGCGCGCCCAACGCCGCTTTTTCGCGGTGGTTGACGAGGTCGACTCGATCCTGATCGACGAGGCGCGTACACCACTGATTATTTCCGGCCCTGCCGAAGACAGCTCCGAGTTGTACCGTCAGGTCAACGGTATCCCCGGTCAGTTGACGCGCCAGGATCCGATCACCAACGACGAAGGCAAACCGGATTTCGGTCCTGGCGATTATTCCGTCGATGAAAAGTCACGCCAGGTGTTTCTCAGTGATCAGGGACACGAGAAGGTCGAGCAGATGCTGAGCGATGCCGGCCTGCTCGCCGAGGGCGAAAGCCTTTACGACCCCTCGAACATCATGCTGATGCATCACGTGATGGCGGCCTTGCGTGCGCATGCCCTGTTCCACCGTAACGTCGAGTACATCGTTCGTGACGGACAGGTGATCATCGTCGACGAGTTCACCGGCCGCACCATGCCCGGTCGGCGTTGGTCGGATGGCCTGCATCAGGCAGTTGAGGCCAAAGAGGGGTTGAATATCCAGCAGGAGAACCAGACCCTCGCCTCGATCACCTTCCAGAACTATTTCCGTTTGTACGACAAGCTGTCCGGTATGACCGGCACCGCGGACACCGAGGCATTCGAGTTCCAGCAGATCTACGGCCTCGAGGTGGTTGTCATTCCCACCAACAGACCGATGGTCCGTGACGACCAGACCGACCTGGTCTACCTGACACAGCGTGAGAAGTACGAGGCCATCGTCGAAGACGTTCGCGACTGCGTGAAGCGTGGCCAGCCGGTGCTGGTCGGGACCGCATCGATCGAGGTCTCCGAGCTTGTCTCCAACATGCTCACTCAGGCCAAGATCGAGCATCAGGTGCTGAATGCCAAGCAACACGAGCGTGAAGCGCAGACCGTTGCCGAAGCCGGACGTCCGAGTGCAGTGACGATTGCAACCAACATGGCCGGTCGAGGGACCGACATCGTGCTTGGGGGCAATCTCGAGGTCGAGATCGGACAGATCGGTGAAGACGCCGGAGAATCGGAGATCGCTGCGCTGAAAACGGATTGGCAGCAACGGCACGAGAAGGTTCTGGCGGCGGGTGGATTGCGCGTGGTCGGTACCGAACGCCATGAGTCGCGACGTATCGACAACCAGTTGCGTGGCCGATCGGGTCGCCAGGGTGATCCGGGGTCGTCGCGTTTCTATCTGTCGCTGGAAGACAGCCTGATGCGGATCTTCGCCTCGGAGCGGGTATCCGGTCTGATGCAGAAACTGGGGATGAAAGAGGGCGAGGCAATCGAGCACCCCTGGGTCAACAAGGCGATCGAGAACGCGCAGCGCAAGGTGGAGGGGCGCAACTTCGATATCCGTAAACAGTTGCTCGAATACGACGATGTCGCGAACGATCAGCGTAAGGTCGTCTATCAGCAACGCGATGACCTGATGGATACCGACGACATATCCGAGACCATCGCCAATCTGCGTTACGACGTGGTGAACGCGTTGATCGACGGTTTCATCGCGCCGCAAAGCCTGGAAGAGCAATGGGACGTTCCGGGACTGGCGGATGCGCTGCGTGAGAACTTCGGCCTGGATCTGCCGTTGCAGGAGATGCTCGACCAGGACGACAGCCTGCACGAAGAGACCCTGCGTCAGCGAATCCTCGATGAGCTGGTTGCGATCTATCGAGACAAGGAAGAGCAGGCTGGAGCCGAACAGATGCGGCGAATCGAGAAAGAGGTGATGCTGTTCACTCTCGACTCGCACTGGAAAGAGCATCTCGCCGCGATGGACTACCTGCGCCAGGGGATACACCTGCGAGGCTATGCGCAGAAGAACCCGAAACAGGAATACAAGCGCGAGGCATTCGAGATGTTTTCTCGCATGCTCGAGTCGATCAAGCTCGAAGTGGTGCAGATCCTGAGCCGCCTGCAACTGCAGATGCCACCAGGTATCCCCGAGCAGGCTCCGGATCCCTCAGAGTTTGAATTCAGGCACGAGGTGTTCGACGGGTTCGGTGCGGAGCCGCCCATTGAGCAGCCGGACGCCGTCGCGCCCGAGGAAAAGAAGCCTTTCGTGCGTCCCGACCGCAAGATCGGACGCAACGATCCTTGTCCGTGCGGCTCCGGCAAAAAGTACAAGCACTGCCACGGCAAGCTGAGCTGA